A genomic region of Methanosarcina thermophila TM-1 contains the following coding sequences:
- the alaS gene encoding alanine--tRNA ligase, whose amino-acid sequence MLEDEYQLEFFKNNGFVRKQCPSCGKFFWTRDLDRETCGDAPCDPYSFIGNPVFSREFDISQMREYYLSFFEERGHTRIDRYPVVARWRDDIYLTIASIADFQPFVTSGQVPPPANPLTISQPCIRLNDLDSVGRSGRHLTNFEMMAHHAFNKRDHEIYWKEHTLELCDELLNSLKVDPFAVSYKEEPWAGGGNAGPCVEVIVHGLELATLVFMDLKADKKGDILIKGETYSKMDNYIVDTGYGLERFVWASKGSPTIYDALFPGIVNELMGLAGLEHELDNSEYANILAQNARLAGLMDVSEKANLMELRKQVASSIGMTVDKLSAIMEPVEKVYAITDHTRCLTFMLGDGVIPSNVKAGYLARLVLRRTLRMMDDLDIRIPLSEIVDMHIRNMPEYPEFRDNFPIIQDILELEEEKFNNTMERGRRIIQKSASHFKKTGGKIPLSQLTELYDSHGIPPEMAKEVAAEIGVDVEFPDNFYSLIGELHNKAEEKEEDIVPFADRIKHLPKTKRSFYDEPTRMEFEAVVLDVFDNNIVLDNTFFYAEGGGQPSDLGTITAGYVVYKVVDVQVYDGVIVHTVESPDGELEISKGDIVTGKVDERRRMTLARHHTATHIVNDAARKVLGKHIWQAGAQKFEDHSRLDLSHYKHISPEEIRQIELLANLTVMENKRVVTEWMPRTEAEQQYGFGLYQGGVPPGDKIRIVKVGDDVEACGGTHCVSTGVVGPIKILKTERIQDGVERIEFAAGTAAVRAMQKIDSLLTDSAKILSVPPEQLPASVERFFGEWKDLKKENERLKEELARARVYKLLGEAYETAGLKVIAEFIPGSDSLELQKIATEFLKHEDVVTLLASDVGGAKLVASAGQKALNCGINAGTLVREMSKLVSGGGGGKPALAMGGGTDPSRIQDALARGLELVKETVYKEACR is encoded by the coding sequence ATGCTTGAAGATGAATATCAACTTGAATTTTTCAAAAACAACGGGTTCGTTCGGAAGCAGTGCCCGTCATGTGGCAAGTTCTTCTGGACACGCGATCTTGATAGAGAGACATGCGGAGATGCGCCCTGTGATCCTTATTCCTTTATAGGGAACCCGGTATTTTCCAGGGAATTTGATATCTCCCAGATGCGTGAGTATTATCTTTCCTTTTTTGAGGAGAGAGGGCATACAAGGATTGATCGTTACCCTGTAGTTGCCCGCTGGAGGGACGACATTTATCTTACCATTGCATCTATTGCAGACTTCCAGCCTTTTGTAACCTCAGGGCAGGTTCCCCCACCTGCAAATCCTCTCACGATCTCCCAGCCCTGCATTCGCTTAAACGACCTGGACTCAGTGGGCAGAAGTGGACGCCATCTTACAAATTTTGAGATGATGGCACATCACGCCTTCAATAAAAGGGATCACGAGATTTACTGGAAAGAACATACCCTGGAACTTTGCGACGAGCTCTTGAACTCACTTAAAGTAGACCCCTTTGCCGTAAGTTACAAGGAAGAACCCTGGGCAGGCGGAGGAAATGCGGGACCCTGTGTCGAGGTAATTGTTCACGGGCTTGAGCTTGCTACCCTTGTTTTCATGGATCTGAAAGCCGATAAAAAAGGCGATATCCTGATCAAGGGCGAGACATATTCGAAGATGGACAATTACATCGTGGATACGGGATACGGGCTTGAGCGTTTCGTCTGGGCTTCAAAGGGTTCCCCTACAATTTATGATGCACTTTTCCCTGGCATAGTGAACGAACTTATGGGACTTGCAGGGCTCGAGCATGAACTGGATAATTCCGAGTATGCAAACATCCTGGCTCAGAATGCAAGGCTTGCAGGGCTTATGGATGTCAGTGAGAAGGCAAACCTTATGGAATTAAGGAAACAGGTTGCCTCTAGCATTGGAATGACCGTGGATAAACTCTCGGCTATAATGGAACCTGTAGAAAAGGTCTATGCGATTACTGACCATACACGCTGTCTGACTTTCATGCTTGGGGATGGAGTTATTCCCTCGAATGTAAAAGCAGGATACCTTGCAAGGCTTGTCCTCAGGCGGACTTTGCGCATGATGGACGATCTTGATATCCGTATCCCGCTTTCTGAAATTGTGGATATGCATATAAGAAACATGCCTGAGTACCCCGAATTCAGGGATAATTTCCCGATCATACAGGATATCCTGGAATTGGAAGAAGAGAAATTTAACAATACAATGGAGAGAGGACGCAGGATCATTCAGAAATCAGCATCCCACTTCAAGAAAACCGGAGGAAAAATTCCTCTCTCCCAGTTAACCGAACTTTACGATTCTCACGGAATCCCGCCCGAGATGGCGAAAGAAGTTGCAGCCGAAATCGGGGTAGATGTGGAATTCCCTGACAATTTCTATTCCCTGATCGGTGAGCTGCATAACAAGGCAGAAGAAAAGGAAGAGGACATTGTTCCATTTGCAGACCGCATTAAACACCTCCCGAAGACGAAGCGGAGTTTCTATGACGAGCCAACACGCATGGAATTTGAAGCTGTTGTGCTGGACGTTTTTGATAACAATATAGTGCTGGATAACACATTCTTCTATGCTGAAGGCGGAGGTCAACCTTCAGATCTCGGGACAATTACTGCCGGGTATGTAGTATACAAGGTAGTGGATGTCCAGGTATACGATGGCGTAATTGTACATACTGTAGAAAGTCCTGATGGTGAGCTTGAGATTTCCAAAGGTGATATTGTCACCGGAAAGGTGGATGAAAGGCGCAGGATGACCCTTGCCAGGCACCACACGGCAACTCATATAGTAAACGATGCAGCCAGGAAGGTTCTTGGAAAACACATCTGGCAGGCAGGTGCCCAGAAGTTTGAGGATCATTCGAGGCTTGACCTCTCGCATTATAAGCATATTTCCCCTGAAGAAATCCGTCAAATCGAACTTCTGGCAAACCTCACGGTTATGGAAAACAAAAGGGTTGTTACGGAATGGATGCCAAGAACAGAAGCCGAGCAGCAGTACGGTTTTGGGCTCTATCAGGGCGGAGTGCCTCCAGGAGATAAGATCAGGATAGTAAAAGTCGGAGACGATGTTGAAGCCTGTGGAGGTACGCACTGTGTCAGCACAGGTGTTGTTGGCCCGATCAAAATCCTGAAAACCGAGAGAATTCAGGATGGCGTGGAAAGGATCGAGTTTGCGGCTGGAACTGCAGCCGTACGCGCCATGCAGAAGATAGATTCTCTGCTTACCGATTCGGCAAAAATTCTGAGTGTGCCTCCTGAGCAGCTTCCTGCAAGCGTTGAGCGGTTCTTTGGGGAATGGAAAGACCTCAAGAAGGAAAATGAGAGACTCAAGGAAGAACTTGCCCGTGCAAGGGTTTACAAGCTGCTGGGAGAAGCTTATGAGACCGCAGGCCTTAAGGTCATTGCCGAATTCATTCCAGGGTCCGATTCCCTCGAACTCCAGAAAATCGCCACTGAATTCCTGAAACACGAAGATGTGGTAACTCTGCTTGCAAGCGATGTAGGAGGAGCCAAACTCGTAGCATCTGCCGGGCAAAAAGCCCTTAACTGCGGAATCAATGCTGGCACCCTTGTCCGCGAAATGTCAAAGCTTGTCAGCGGAGGCGGAGGCGGAAAGCCTGCCCTTGCTATGGGCGGTGGAACTGACCCTTCAAGAATTCAGGATGCACTTGCCCGTGGGCTAGAACTTGTAAAAGAAACCGTCTACAAGGAAGCTTGCAGGTAA
- a CDS encoding class I SAM-dependent methyltransferase: MPLNPITYLLFLIDVARKKQFEKPLHGDKESLRFATPEPIARYRAQRLRARTLADISCGIGGQTVFFAQQCEFVYAVEIDPKKIEYAKQNCAMYGLNNVKFICGDALDPKVIEQIPAVDVIFSDPFRPAEESKRQVSSLEPGIPNVLAAYGEKTRNFAFEAPPQMPPERIPFDCEKEYISLDGQLNRLTLYFGGLKQHDRMAVALPAGEGLVSKYGMLPQIKETDKMKLYAYEPEPSVVAAKLLPELVESMMQVAGPFMGVFELFRVDKKRLLLTSDALIKQAMIKNHYLVLKVCPFEPKKINKFLKDRNIGNVVLRAGVKPEDYWKVRNEVEKGLEGNKTVHLFVKDRTAILCEVIFNE; this comes from the coding sequence TTGCCTTTAAATCCCATAACCTATCTACTATTCCTGATCGACGTGGCAAGGAAAAAGCAATTTGAGAAGCCCCTGCATGGGGATAAGGAAAGCCTTCGCTTTGCGACCCCTGAGCCCATTGCCCGCTACAGGGCGCAGCGCCTGAGAGCAAGAACTCTTGCCGATATCAGTTGCGGGATAGGAGGGCAGACTGTTTTTTTTGCACAGCAGTGCGAGTTCGTGTATGCAGTGGAAATCGACCCCAAAAAAATCGAGTATGCAAAACAGAACTGCGCGATGTACGGGCTCAACAACGTTAAATTCATTTGCGGGGACGCCCTTGACCCGAAAGTAATAGAGCAGATTCCGGCTGTTGATGTGATATTTTCGGATCCTTTCCGTCCGGCTGAAGAAAGCAAAAGGCAGGTCTCAAGCCTTGAGCCGGGAATTCCGAATGTGCTGGCTGCGTATGGAGAAAAGACCAGGAATTTCGCTTTTGAAGCTCCTCCCCAGATGCCGCCTGAAAGGATTCCTTTCGACTGCGAAAAAGAATACATCTCACTGGATGGGCAACTCAACCGGCTTACCCTTTACTTCGGCGGGCTGAAACAGCATGACCGCATGGCTGTGGCTCTGCCTGCAGGGGAAGGGCTGGTTTCAAAATACGGGATGCTTCCGCAGATAAAAGAAACCGATAAAATGAAACTCTATGCCTATGAACCAGAGCCGTCGGTGGTTGCAGCCAAATTGCTGCCTGAACTTGTGGAATCCATGATGCAGGTGGCAGGGCCGTTTATGGGGGTTTTCGAACTCTTCAGGGTTGACAAGAAGAGGCTTCTATTAACCTCGGATGCCCTGATAAAGCAGGCTATGATCAAAAATCACTATCTTGTGCTTAAAGTCTGCCCCTTTGAACCAAAAAAAATTAACAAATTCCTTAAAGACCGGAATATAGGAAATGTTGTGCTCAGGGCAGGCGTAAAACCCGAAGATTACTGGAAAGTCCGGAACGAAGTTGAGAAGGGTCTCGAAGGAAATAAAACCGTACATCTCTTTGTAAAAGATAGAACTGCAATCCTTTGTGAAGTTATTTTTAACGAATGA
- a CDS encoding hydrolase has product MSSQIQTQECCPRFDPVPWDGKLFEWNNKRFIKDSVTTQFYMPLNFGEVITRMSEKVTRAGAEMPDWLCLSDHTSESNMDLYLAVDKEVDGAENVTLSGKFLSKVYEGDFEKTAEWCSDFENYAKSKGLAVKKWYMWYTTCPACAEKYGKNYVVIISEVE; this is encoded by the coding sequence ATGAGCAGCCAAATTCAGACTCAGGAATGTTGTCCTCGATTCGACCCCGTCCCCTGGGACGGAAAACTCTTTGAATGGAACAATAAAAGATTCATCAAAGATTCGGTTACCACACAGTTTTATATGCCTCTAAATTTTGGAGAGGTAATAACAAGGATGAGCGAGAAAGTCACCAGGGCTGGTGCAGAAATGCCGGATTGGCTCTGCCTGTCAGACCATACCTCGGAAAGCAATATGGACCTTTACTTGGCTGTCGATAAAGAAGTTGACGGCGCCGAAAACGTAACACTCAGCGGGAAATTTCTGAGCAAAGTGTATGAGGGAGATTTCGAGAAGACTGCAGAATGGTGCAGCGACTTTGAAAATTATGCAAAAAGTAAAGGGCTTGCAGTCAAAAAATGGTATATGTGGTACACCACCTGTCCCGCCTGTGCTGAAAAATATGGGAAGAATTATGTTGTAATTATTTCTGAAGTGGAATAA
- a CDS encoding TIGR02710 family CRISPR-associated CARF protein — protein sequence MKVLVMTVGGSCAPLVTSIRQNRPDIIHFLCSENSKKSIDGEGKVCGKDPENPDQPNVLTQCGIAENEKNKRFFIHLIRNEDSLNDCYVDSLKILNEILRDNINTEIIVDYTGGTKSMSGGLAVASHDFCGIKLCVVSGKRNDLIKVQDGTQRIKLTQANFAFLNRQFEQVKKLIDRYDYVGALTIFDEIIMVPDIPEDFDKKIQRLFLFSRAYLAWDHFDHVKAWELLYQNRGVAPENIMFLEAVVNSRIRFDEGLNNCKVEGISLSPKGCGYELVEDLVLNAERRASQGRYDDAVGRLYRAMEMLVQIHLFKNYSIDTGNVDLERLPDALKAEYEARKGANGKVEIGLRNSYELLNKLNSEDELGKLYIRNQKKLINSLSIRNKSLFAHGMTPISNEQYEIFYEAFVKEVLDPFLNTLGKRYAKRNQFATAEKLLENLREENRDCFSTKAYSMLTP from the coding sequence ATGAAAGTACTCGTTATGACAGTAGGAGGCTCTTGTGCCCCTCTAGTTACGTCAATCCGACAAAATAGGCCTGATATAATACATTTTCTCTGTTCAGAAAATAGTAAGAAAAGTATTGATGGAGAGGGAAAAGTTTGCGGAAAGGATCCGGAGAATCCAGATCAGCCGAATGTATTAACACAATGTGGGATAGCTGAAAATGAGAAAAACAAACGGTTTTTCATTCATCTTATTAGAAACGAAGACAGTTTAAATGACTGCTATGTAGATAGCCTTAAAATTCTAAACGAGATCTTGCGGGATAATATAAACACTGAAATAATTGTGGATTATACAGGCGGAACGAAATCAATGTCTGGAGGACTTGCTGTAGCATCTCATGATTTTTGTGGTATTAAGCTTTGTGTAGTATCAGGTAAGAGAAATGATCTTATAAAAGTTCAGGATGGAACTCAGCGAATAAAATTAACTCAGGCAAATTTTGCTTTTCTCAATAGGCAATTTGAACAGGTTAAAAAATTAATAGACAGATACGACTATGTGGGAGCTTTAACTATTTTTGACGAGATCATTATGGTTCCTGACATTCCAGAAGATTTCGATAAAAAAATCCAAAGGCTTTTTTTGTTTTCAAGAGCTTATTTAGCTTGGGATCATTTTGATCACGTTAAAGCATGGGAACTATTGTACCAAAACCGTGGAGTTGCTCCTGAAAATATTATGTTTTTAGAGGCTGTGGTGAATAGTAGAATCAGATTTGATGAAGGGTTGAATAATTGTAAAGTTGAGGGAATTAGCTTATCCCCAAAGGGTTGTGGGTATGAACTCGTTGAGGATCTTGTATTGAATGCAGAGCGACGGGCAAGTCAAGGCAGATACGATGATGCTGTCGGAAGGCTGTACCGAGCAATGGAAATGCTTGTGCAGATTCATTTATTTAAGAACTATTCGATCGATACTGGGAATGTAGATCTTGAGAGGCTTCCTGATGCATTAAAAGCAGAATACGAAGCCAGAAAAGGAGCAAATGGGAAGGTAGAAATAGGACTTCGAAATAGTTATGAACTTTTGAATAAGCTAAACTCAGAAGATGAACTGGGGAAGCTTTATATCAGAAACCAGAAGAAGCTAATTAATTCTCTTTCCATCCGCAATAAATCGCTATTCGCACATGGAATGACCCCGATTTCCAATGAACAATATGAAATATTCTATGAAGCTTTTGTAAAAGAAGTTCTTGATCCTTTTCTCAATACTTTAGGGAAAAGGTACGCTAAAAGAAACCAATTTGCGACCGCAGAAAAATTGTTGGAAAATTTAAGAGAGGAAAATCGGGATTGTTTCTCAACAAAAGCTTATTCTATGTTAACACCTTAA
- the cmr6 gene encoding type III-B CRISPR module RAMP protein Cmr6, with amino-acid sequence MKSKSKSTHPNSNGKKRTENNSRKNRRNNEYFEYIMPSDTRKLIEGNIGSIDNYALKLNKASPFDYKEEKFKLFEKDKKDVLINIEPNFSGINFSALSDRYRDSLKKLGLEVKSGIYKIDWKLAIGLGNESVYETSIKLHHIYGIPYIPGSSIKGAIRSHIILEKFGKDKNGNLDLKKAEARALEDQEFCDIFGCPKESLYEESRQGKVIFFDALPLSKPKIEPEIMNPHFSEYYSDSSNTVPPADYHDPKPIFFLVVKDTKFEFTVGSKNTNLLSVAYDWMNKTLKEHGIGAKTSVGYGYFEENIDLESTIKNV; translated from the coding sequence ATGAAAAGCAAGTCTAAGTCCACTCATCCTAATTCCAATGGAAAAAAACGTACTGAAAATAATTCTAGGAAAAACAGGCGCAACAATGAGTATTTTGAATATATCATGCCCTCGGATACTAGAAAGTTAATTGAGGGAAATATTGGCTCAATTGACAATTATGCTTTAAAATTAAACAAAGCCTCTCCTTTTGACTATAAAGAGGAGAAATTTAAGCTTTTTGAAAAGGATAAGAAAGATGTCTTGATAAACATCGAACCCAATTTTTCTGGCATAAACTTTTCGGCTCTTTCAGATAGATATAGAGACAGCCTCAAAAAATTAGGTTTAGAAGTTAAATCAGGCATCTATAAAATTGATTGGAAACTTGCAATTGGTCTTGGGAATGAATCCGTTTATGAAACATCGATAAAGCTTCATCACATATATGGCATCCCATACATTCCTGGAAGTTCAATTAAGGGCGCTATTCGAAGTCATATAATTTTAGAGAAATTCGGTAAAGATAAAAATGGAAACCTTGATTTAAAAAAGGCTGAAGCTCGTGCATTAGAAGATCAAGAATTCTGTGATATATTCGGGTGTCCAAAAGAGAGTTTATATGAAGAAAGCAGGCAGGGAAAAGTGATATTTTTTGATGCTTTACCCTTATCCAAACCTAAAATTGAACCTGAAATAATGAACCCTCATTTTTCTGAATACTATTCTGATAGTTCAAACACGGTACCTCCTGCTGATTATCACGATCCAAAGCCCATATTCTTTTTAGTTGTGAAAGATACGAAATTTGAATTTACAGTTGGATCAAAAAACACAAATTTGTTATCAGTTGCCTACGATTGGATGAATAAAACTCTCAAAGAACATGGTATTGGGGCTAAAACTTCTGTTGGATACGGGTACTTCGAGGAAAATATTGATTTAGAATCTACTATAAAAAATGTTTAA
- the cmr5 gene encoding type III-B CRISPR module-associated protein Cmr5 — translation MSEISTRKGLEQGRAKFAYEKALEGSKEERKKEYKAYVRKIPTLIKTNGLGETFAFVKAKKVKRAEETDKPGYAYYLIYDQTSQWLKESGFLKQEKDLVEWIISLDSPTYRAVTNEVLSLFKWLSRFSEGLIEGEPEDEKQV, via the coding sequence ATGAGTGAAATAAGTACAAGAAAAGGGCTTGAGCAGGGAAGAGCGAAATTTGCATATGAGAAAGCTTTGGAAGGGAGCAAAGAAGAAAGAAAAAAAGAGTATAAAGCCTACGTAAGAAAGATACCAACATTGATTAAGACTAATGGACTGGGTGAAACTTTTGCTTTTGTAAAAGCAAAGAAAGTCAAAAGGGCTGAAGAAACTGATAAGCCGGGCTATGCCTATTATTTAATATATGACCAGACTTCTCAGTGGTTAAAAGAAAGTGGGTTTTTAAAACAAGAAAAAGATCTGGTAGAATGGATAATTTCACTTGATTCTCCAACTTATCGCGCTGTCACAAACGAGGTTTTATCCCTCTTTAAATGGCTTTCTCGTTTTTCAGAAGGACTAATTGAAGGAGAACCCGAAGATGAAAAGCAAGTCTAA
- the cmr4 gene encoding type III-B CRISPR module RAMP protein Cmr4 yields the protein MFKRVRPFFLTVETPLHAGSGTDLGVVDLPIQRERHTGFPKFEGSGLKGGIREAFETNHAEIKVNSQEVKISDKDVISLVFGPENGDDHGSAIGFTDARLLLFPVKSMKGVFAWITCPKVLGRFITDLSLANVQGIPKLPEENTVPDDCKLLFEGNKVILEEYTFEVKMDEKCSKFAHWLSKNVIPKGQIFNYWTQKLQKDLVILSDDDFKDFVNLSTEVITRVKINNETGTVQTGALFTEEYLPSETILYSLILTSPIFVGKDKNKKVFAKNNGKNEEDLVMEYFIKGLPPVIQLGGNSTIGKGIVRTRIMDL from the coding sequence ATGTTCAAAAGAGTAAGGCCTTTTTTCTTGACTGTAGAAACCCCTCTCCATGCTGGAAGTGGTACTGACCTTGGTGTTGTAGACTTACCCATTCAAAGAGAAAGACATACCGGGTTTCCTAAATTTGAGGGCTCCGGTTTAAAAGGAGGGATAAGAGAAGCATTTGAAACTAATCATGCTGAAATAAAAGTAAATTCTCAGGAGGTCAAAATATCAGATAAAGATGTTATTTCACTGGTTTTTGGGCCGGAAAATGGAGATGATCATGGATCTGCAATTGGTTTTACAGACGCTAGGCTTTTACTCTTCCCAGTGAAATCAATGAAAGGAGTTTTTGCATGGATTACATGTCCAAAGGTATTAGGGCGTTTTATTACTGATCTCAGTCTAGCTAATGTCCAAGGAATTCCAAAATTGCCAGAAGAGAATACAGTTCCAGATGACTGTAAATTATTATTTGAGGGGAATAAGGTCATCTTAGAAGAATACACTTTTGAAGTGAAAATGGATGAGAAATGCTCAAAGTTTGCTCACTGGCTTTCAAAGAATGTGATTCCAAAGGGTCAGATTTTCAATTACTGGACACAAAAACTGCAAAAAGATCTTGTTATTTTGAGTGACGATGATTTTAAAGATTTTGTAAATCTTTCAACTGAAGTGATTACAAGAGTCAAGATCAATAACGAAACTGGAACTGTCCAAACAGGCGCTTTGTTCACTGAAGAATACCTTCCAAGTGAAACTATTCTTTACTCTCTGATTTTAACAAGTCCCATTTTTGTAGGTAAAGACAAAAACAAAAAAGTTTTTGCAAAAAATAACGGGAAAAATGAAGAAGATTTGGTGATGGAGTACTTTATCAAAGGACTACCTCCTGTAATCCAGCTGGGAGGAAACTCTACTATTGGCAAAGGAATTGTCAGAACCAGAATAATGGATCTCTAA
- the cmr3 gene encoding type III-B CRISPR module-associated protein Cmr3, whose amino-acid sequence MLIKIDPLDTIFFRDGKPFSMGEDSWGNCIFPPSPSVIYGAIRTVYFSNHIDLLEKANTEEDPTNNLVIRGIYFLDNLENKNTLYLPLPLDLVQKKDVEAEMENEVNLLSLVELKLKSSCPTSHVLKGDQGVQAIDNGLISGELLKGYLSCNSKNFSILRLNSRVITEPKIGIGLSGETHTADESKIYRVGMKRLKNLSFLVEFEGLEIPEKGLLKLGGEGKAASYEKISEQLINCNYSEKNLNKDIEKFKLYLSTPAIFHQGWLPSWIDMNSLEGKYKNLKFKLLTASIGKYQNIGGFDLKQKKPKPMWRATPAGSVYYFKIIEGDIKEIYSLFNKQSISDEYAKQGFGITFVGKVNE is encoded by the coding sequence ATGCTGATAAAAATTGATCCTTTGGATACAATTTTCTTTAGAGATGGAAAACCCTTCTCTATGGGAGAAGACAGTTGGGGAAATTGCATATTCCCGCCTTCTCCCTCAGTAATATACGGTGCTATAAGGACTGTTTATTTTTCAAATCACATTGATCTGCTTGAAAAAGCAAACACTGAAGAAGACCCTACTAACAATCTGGTAATAAGAGGGATTTACTTCTTAGATAATTTAGAAAATAAGAATACTTTGTATTTACCATTGCCTCTTGATTTGGTCCAAAAAAAGGATGTAGAAGCTGAGATGGAAAATGAAGTAAACCTTCTTTCTCTTGTTGAGCTAAAACTGAAAAGTTCCTGTCCTACTTCTCATGTTTTGAAAGGAGATCAAGGAGTACAAGCTATTGATAATGGTCTGATAAGTGGGGAATTATTGAAAGGGTATCTATCTTGTAATAGCAAAAATTTTTCCATTCTACGATTGAATTCGAGAGTTATTACTGAGCCGAAGATAGGTATAGGCTTGAGCGGAGAGACCCACACAGCCGATGAATCTAAAATATACAGGGTGGGTATGAAAAGACTAAAAAATCTCAGCTTTTTGGTTGAATTTGAGGGTCTGGAGATTCCTGAGAAGGGCTTGCTAAAATTAGGGGGAGAAGGTAAAGCTGCTTCTTACGAAAAAATTTCGGAGCAATTAATAAATTGTAATTATTCTGAAAAGAATCTCAATAAAGATATTGAAAAATTCAAATTATATTTGTCAACTCCTGCAATCTTCCACCAAGGATGGCTCCCCTCTTGGATAGATATGAATAGTTTAGAAGGTAAGTACAAAAATTTGAAATTTAAGTTGTTGACGGCTTCAATCGGAAAATATCAGAACATTGGAGGCTTTGACCTTAAACAGAAGAAACCCAAACCTATGTGGAGGGCTACTCCTGCTGGGAGTGTTTATTACTTTAAAATTATCGAAGGAGATATCAAGGAAATTTATTCTTTGTTCAATAAACAATCAATTTCAGACGAGTATGCTAAACAGGGATTTGGTATAACATTTGTTGGAAAAGTAAATGAATAA